tctcggtatggattggttatcttcttaccatgcaattttaaattgtcatgccaagaccattactttagctatgcctggaattcctatagtagaatggagaggttcACTTAGTCACccttctaagggtgtgatatcattccttaaggctcgtcagttggtacagagaggatgtttggcTTACTTGGCCCACATTCGAGATACTAGTATTGAGACTCTTATGCTTGACTCTATTccagtagtgagtgaattttcagaagtatttctgaccgatttgccaggtcttccaccagatcgtgatattgatttttgtattaatgtggagccaggcactcggcctatttccattcctccttatcgtatggcaccagctgaattgaaagagttgaaggagcagttgcaggatttgttgagcaaaggttttattagaccgagtgtatctccttggggtgttccagtgttatttgtgaagaaaaaagatggatctatgcgtatgtgtattgactatcggcagttgaacaaggtaaccatcagaaataagtatctgatacctcgtattgatgatttatttgatcagttacagggtgcttcagttttctccaaaattgacttgagatctggctatcatcagctgaaggttagggcagaggatatccctaagacggcttttcgaacacgttatggtcattacgagtttttggAGATGTCTTTCGGATTGATTAATGCCCCAGCAGCTTTTAcggacttgatgaatggagtgttcagaccgtatttagattcctttcttattgtcttcatagatgatatattgatatactcacgcactaaggaggaacacgagcatcatttgaggattgttcttgggattctaaaggagaagaagTTTTATGGAatgttttcaaagtgtgagttttggcttagttcagtagcattcttgggacatgtactgtccaaggagggtatcatggtggatcctaagaagattgaggcggtgagagattgggtcagacctGCTTCAGTTACTGAGATTCGGAGATTCTTGGTccttgcaggttattatcgacggtttgttgagggtttctcatccattgcatctccattaactagattgacacagaaggaggtgacttttcagtggtctgacgaatgtgaggttagtttccaaaagcttaagactttattgactactgctccgattttgaccctacccgtggagggagagggttttgttgtatattgtgatgcttctcggatTGGTCTAGGGtgtgtattgatgcagaagggaaaggtgatagcttatgcttcaaggcagtTGAAgtttcatgagaagaactaccctattcatgatttagagttggcggctgttgtgtttgcattgaagatttggaggcattatctttatggtgtgcattgtgaggtgttcacggatcatcgtagtctccagtatatattcaatcagagaGATCTCAATTTGAGGTagcggagatggttggagttgctcaaggactacgacatgactattctttatcatctAGGCAAGGAAAATattgtagcagatgccttgagtcgaaaggcggtaagtatgggtagtctagccaTGTTACAGGCTGACGAGCGTCCTTTATCTAGGGATGTCCAATCCCTGGCCAATAGCttttgtgagacttgatatttcagaatctggtaaggtgttggcttatatggaggctaggtcatccttgttggagcagattcgggctcaacagtttgatgatggtgatttatcTAAGATTAGGGACAAGGTTTTAAAACGAGAAGCCAaggctgcaattcttgatagtgagggagttttgaggattaagggtcgtatatgtgttcctcgtacaggtgatttgactagattgatcatggaggaggctcatagttcgaggtacaCTATTCATCTgggggctactaagatgtatcgtgacttgaagcaacactattggtggtgtcgtatgaagagggacatagtagattttgtatctcaatgtttgaattgtcagcaagtgaagtatgaacaccaaaagcctaGAGGTGTGACTCAAAGGATGCCcatacctgagtggaagtgggagcgcattgctatggactttgtggtaggtttgccacgtaccttgggtaagtttgatgctatatggttcattgtggatcgactgactaagtctgcacactttgtaccagttcagactacctataactcagagaagttagccaagatctatattcaagagatagttcatttgcatggggttcctatatctattatttcagatcgtggcacccaatttacctctcatttctggcggtctatgcagaaagagttgggcactcgggtggatcttagtacaacctttcaccctcaaactgatggtcaatctgagcggactattcaggttctcgaggatatgttgcgggcgtgtgtgattgactttggtggttAGTGGGACCAGTTCTTGCCTCTAGCGGaatttgcttacaataatagttatcactcgagcattgagatGGCACCATTCGAGGctctgtatggtaggagatgccGATCACCAATTGactggtttgatgcatttgaggttagaccatggggtacagatttgttgagggagtccttggacaaagtcaagttgatccaagatagacttctcatggctcagagtaggcaaaagagttatgcagatcgaaagattCGTGAattagagtttatggttggagagagggttttattgaaggtttcacccatgaaaggtgtaatgaggtttggaaagaagggcaagttgagcccaaggtatattggtcctttcgagattgttgagcgtattggtgaggtggcgtatcagttggctttgccacctggT
The DNA window shown above is from Solanum lycopersicum chromosome 11, SLM_r2.1 and carries:
- the LOC138339276 gene encoding uncharacterized protein, which translates into the protein MIRREGFEQREGKRTRYSGDYGGAPLRSRGYLGRGHHPQSSRPIHATMPSSEAGYAGHNSSSSVHTSQGSSSRPVVRGGHLVIQGSQASTSKAAQPPARGGAQNGRGGSHSGRGGYPSGRGGGRGGSQSYGGRSHCYAFPGRPEAEASDAVITSIIPVCHRSTTVLFDSGSTYSYVSTYFSPSLDILCESLDLPIRVSTPVGDSVVVDRVYRLCTVTLMGYDTHADLKVLDMIDFDVILGMDWLSSYHAILNCHAKTITLAMPGIPIVEWRGSLSHPSKGVISFLKARQLVQRGCLAYLAHIRDTSIETLMLDSIPVVSEFSELKVRAEDIPKTAFRTRYGHYEFLEMSFGLINAPAAFTDLMNGVFRPYLDSFLIVFIDDILIYSRTKEEHEHHLRIVLGILKEKKFYGMFSKCEFWLSSVAFLGHVLSKEGIMVDPKKIEAVRDWVRPASVTEIRRFLVLAGCVLMQKGKVIAYASRQLKFHEKNYPIHDLELAAVVFALKIWRHYLYGVHCEVFTDHRSLQYIFNQRDLNLR
- the LOC138339277 gene encoding uncharacterized protein translates to MVGVAQGLRHDYSLSSRQGKYCSRCLESKGESGKVLAYMEARSSLLEQIRAQQFDDGDLSKIRDKVLKREAKAAILDSEGVLRIKGRICVPRTGDLTRLIMEEAHSSRYTIHLGATKMYRDLKQHYWWCRMKRDIVDFVSQCLNCQQVKYEHQKPRGVTQRMPIPEWKWERIAMDFVWDQFLPLAEFAYNNSYHSSIEMAPFEALYGRRCRSPIDWFDAFEVRPWGTDLLRESLDKVKLIQDRLLMAQSRQKSYADRKIRELEFMVGERVLLKLALPPGLSGVHHVFHISMLKKYHQGGDHIRFRVGAHLKEQFVSKFGVSWSCGELLGCSVAHTSLYLLLILLFSIQTGYPLY